The Phocoena sinus isolate mPhoSin1 chromosome 8, mPhoSin1.pri, whole genome shotgun sequence nucleotide sequence GCGCCTATGATGGGAAGATGTCCACAGAGCAGAGGAGACAGGTAAGTACAGACAGCTGTTACAGTGCAGCCAAATCAGGGCTCTTCTAGAAGCAAGTTCCCGGTGCTCAAGGGGCATCAGGTGGAGGAGTAGGGGTCTGGCCGAGTAAGATAGTTCAAGCAGATTTGGGGAACCCACTTCTGATTATCCTCTGTCCATGTAAGAAGCCGCCTCAAGTAGGCAAGAGATGTGCCGTACAGCTAAATAATAAAGGACAGAGTAACATGGGGTAAGATGCCCGTTGGACAcaaatatgctttttcttttaacatctttattggagtataattgctttacaatggtgtgttagtttctgctttaaacaaagtgaatcagttatacatatacatatgtccccatatctcttccctcttgcatctctctccctcccaccctccctatcccacccctccaggcggtcacaaaccacctagctggtctccctgtgctatgcggctgcttcccactagctatctgttttacgtttggtagtgtatatatgtccatgcctctctcgcgctttgtcacagcttacccttccccttccccatatcctcaagtccatgctctagtaggtctgtgtctttattcctatcttacccctaggttcttcatgaccttttttttttttcttagattccatatatatgtgttagcatacggtatttgtttttctctttctgacttacttcactctgtatgacagactctaggtccacccacctcactacaaataactcaatttcatttctttttatggctgagtaactttccattgtgtatatgtgccctaaatagacatttctccaaagaagatatacagattgccaacaaacacatgaaagaatgctcaacatcattaatcattagagaaatgcaaatcaaaactacaatgagatatcatctcacaccggtcagaatggccatcatcaaaagatctacgaacaataaatgctggagagggtgtggagaaaagggaacccccttgcactgttggtgggaatgtgaattgataaagccactatggagaacagtatggaggttccttaaaaaactacaaatagaactaccatacgacccagcaatcccactactaggcatataccctgagaaaaccataattcaagaagagtcaggtaccaaaatgttcactgcagctctatttacaatagccaggacacaaaTATGCTTTTGACTGATGTCCCCAGGTTTCCAgttgaataagaaaatgaaccCTGGATGACCTTGAAGGTGGAATAGAATGCCAGACATTGGAACCCTGTGGCACTGAAGGCAGACCTGTGCTTTCAGCCAGTGCATTAGCCCTCTGTGATCACTGAGGGGCACACCGGAAGATGGGTGTTTGCCTGCACAGCGTCCTGCACTTCGCCTGCAATGATGCCTACCACACTTTATTATTCATCGTTGAACTTCAAAAGAGCAGAAAACACGGGTGTGTTATTTATCACTCTAACCTTATCATCCAGCATGTGCCTggtatatggaaataaaaatagatttgtttaaaaaagcaCATGGAACAAAATACcagaccagtactcctcaaaactgtcaggGTCCTCAAAAACAAAGCCCGAGAAAGTGTCACAGCCAAGACGAGCTTAAAGAGACACAATGACAAAATGCAATGAGGTATCCTGGATGGTATCCTAGAACAGGAAGAGGACATTAGGTAAAACGTAAGGAagtctgaataaagtatggacttagTTAATAGTTATTGTATCAATACTGGTTCATTAACTGTGACAAGCGTGTCATGTGAATGCAAGAGgttaataataaaggaaactggATGTGGAATagatgggaactctctgtactagaTGAGCAATTTTTCCGTAAatctaaaactcttctaaaataaaaagttaacaaaaatatggctaatcgggcttccctggtggcgcagtggttgagagtccacctgccgatgcaggggacacgggttcgtgccccggtccgggaagatcccacatgccgcggagcggctgggcccgtgagccatggccgctgagcctgcgtgtccggagcctgtgctccgcaacgggagaggccacagcagtgagaggcccgtgtaccaaaaaaaaaaaaaaaaaatcatcttcatGCACCTTTGTGCCCTCCCCCTGCTCAGCTGGCCCTCTACCATTGCTCTGACCCTCTCATAGTCTCCATAAAAGACCTTCTCTCTTTGCTAAGCCTGGAGCCATGGAACATGCTCTTGCctggcagtgagaagcccaagtTCCTTTGCCATCATCCCACTGTACGACTTTGTATAAATCATTTGCCCTCCATGGGCCTTAGCTTACCCATTTATTCAATGGGAAGGTAAGACTAGAAAGCTCTTTCAAGTTGCTCCATGATGACAAAGATGGCGTCTGGTTCACCTCAGTATCCACAGCTCCTAAGAGAGCCCTAGGCGCATGGCAGGCCCTGAATAgaagtttgttgaatgagtaaatcaATAAACATTGCTTAATActctaaatataaatggaaacttCTAAAGTCAGCCCAACGTCTCCAAATCTCCTTTCTTATAAACTTGATTTTAAGCTCCCCCTTTGTGTCTTCTCCACATTGCTCATAGGGACTTTATAAGCATTTGAGCAGTAATTGAGAAAAGTAATGGAGAAGGTCAGGACCCTCAAGCTTTGAACTCCCTGGAGTTCAGACACAGTGGTACCAGCTGAGATGGCAGGGACTTCACATCCAGATCCTATCACGCTGAGTGTCATCCAGGCTTCGGAGGCTGGGCTACCCAAGGAATCCATCGGCCCCTTCTCAGCATCCTTCTCCAACAAGTCCAGTGTGAGAGGGCCCAGAACACGCAGCCCCTGTTTAGGAGACCCTGGAAGATATCTTAGAAGAAGACAGCACAAGCCCAGGGAGGAGAGAAGCTAGAAGTcaccaaaacaaaaatctctgcccccccccgccccccgccccccgccaagTGGTCTAGAGACCCAGATTTTAGTCCCAGCCCCCAATCTGCTCCTCGGACACACTCAGAGATCTGGGAaagtttttctctgtctctggccGGCTCCCCTcccagagctggggtggggtgggcccaAACAAGGATGAGAGCTCTTTCTAGCTCCTGGGAAGGGCTGCATTCTCTCCTACCCcttatctctgggttttcctcTGCACAGAGcgctctccccactccccacccaccctccaccctTCATAGAGAAAGCTCCTGGCATGCCCCTCATCTCCAGTCCCCCCTGACGCCCTGCCCAGGATCATTCATTGTCTGCACTAGGCCCTCAGAACTCTTTGTACATTCTCTCTCTCAGAACTGACCACGCTCCATTATAACCATTCATCCAACTGTCTGTCTCCGCCACGAGTAAACAGATgagtgagtgaacaaatgaagaaatgtgtgtaaacaaacaaaattatgaCGTGCTCTATAATCTTATATTTTGGATAACCTACCTCAAATTTCCCTGGAGAGTTGGTGAGGTTCTGTTACAggatctgtttttaaaaaaaaaaaaaaaatccaatagcTTGTTGTTACAGTTGTAAATTCCTGCAGGTTTTCCCTGGTGCATTTCAGAAGAGGGAAAACAAACACCGATACCCCGtcctccagctccctccctgcctcccaatTTCTTCTTCCCACCtacctcctccctctctccgtcTCTACTCTTTCCTCATtctctatctctgtttctcttttgctgtctctgtctctatttctgtcttctcactgtctctctgtctctctttttctgtgtctctttctctctctctctctctcatgcatTTTCCACCatttcccctcccagcccccgtcCCCCTTCACTGAGGGCTCTCCACGTGTGCCAGGCGTCTTACAGATGAGATCTCACTTTCCATCCCAACCGCCTGGCACTGCCTCATTTGGACTTTTGGAGAAACTCTGGTTAAGAACGTGGGCTTTGGAGTTGGACAGAGGCAGCCGGCTCCAGGCCTGGTTCTTCCATGTAATTGCTGTGTAACCTTGGTCAAGGTACCTGAccaaactctctgagcctccactccCTTATTAGCAAAATGAGGTGAAAGTGCCCCTCTCAGAGGGCTGCAGTGGTTCAAGGAGAGAATGGTGGTGAAACGTTACTCTCTGTTCTACTATGGAGATTGCTTTGGGGTCATCTGCAAACATCATTAGGACTTGGAGGTCTCTGTGGAAGATGGTGACCACCTGAGGACTAATGGATGCTCACGTGatactgaatgagtgaatgaatgaatgtgtctATAGCagatgataaatgaataaaggggcaaatgaatgaatgagtgatagGTCTACCTCCGTGGGAAGAAACGTTGGTACTCCTCCCCTAGACCTGTGCTCTGGGCTCCGACGTGTGTGCACACTGGTTCCACGGCTTTTCAGAGCACAAAAGCTTAGCGGCACCCTGTCCCTTTATTTCCTCTGTCTTCCCTGTTCTCACTCCGATCCTGTCCCTTCTCTGGCGTctattttctccatcttctcaccccacccccccagcttCCTCTCCAGTTTCCCACTCAACTCCTTTTAGGTCCCCTTCTCCGCACTGCTCCCCTCAGCCTACTCGCCCCACTTCCCACCATAACATTTGCAAACTAGGGGTCCCTTCCTTATCCCAAGACACGAGTGTGAGAAAAGGCTTCGGACACaatagttacacacacacacaaaaaggtttATTTGATGAACCGCAGTGACTAACAGGGTCAAAAAATAGCATAGACGTTCCAAAGAAGGGGCAAGCGGGGCAGCTGGCAGCCTCCTCCACCCTCTGTCCTGGGTCACCAATGGGGCCTCAGGGGGCACCTCTTCCCTTCTGGGAGCTTCCTCCAGCCTTGACTGGAGGCTTTGGGGACAGCCCTGGACTGAGAAAGTGAGTCTGTCTGTGGAAGATTCTGGCCTGAGATGGGAAGAATGAGCTGAGATaagtcccttcccttcttcccctccctctgctcccagaGCTGGCTCCATCCCATCCAGGGTCAAGATGTCCACTGACATCAAGCTGGGCTCTTCCTGCCTCCATGGCTCATGTCTTGTCCTTCACGTCCAGAGTCCTTCGAGAACAAAACCCGGAATATACACACCCGGCCCTCAGTGCACAAAGGCCCCACAAGCATCTTCATCCTCAAAGCCTCTCTGGCGGTGTGGCTGTCATGCCACCAGTCTTGCCGTGACTGCTCCAGTCCCTGTTCCCAGCCCCCCAAGAAGCCAAGCGGTCTGATCCTGACGGGAGgtgagaaaaaaacccacccagTGCTTTCCACCACATGGCAAGCAGGTGTCCCCCTTTAGGAAGAGGGCTACTGACCCTGGAAAAATAAAGAGTGATGAAGGAGATGCTTATAAATTCAAAGCAAGGTTGGCAGGCTTGGGAAAGGGGTCAAGGGAAGCTCCCATTTCCCTCATAGAACTAGGGACAGCGGCACAGGGATCCAGAGCACAAGACCTCCCCAAGCTTTGGGCGCCAGCTGCTTTGGGAGGGGATCTCCCTATAGGGAGCCTGGGCACAAACACAGACTTCTCTCTTAAAGCGCGGACCAGCCGTCAGAGCCCCCAAATCCAGTGGGGGTGGACTCATTCTTATTCTAAATTGCCTCAGTATGTCCCTTCTTCCCTCAAGGATATTGGGTGAAGAGCAGAGATCTGGAGagtggtggcgggggggggggcgggggtgagtTCATCCAAGTGACAAGTAACACAGGCACACCACTCTTTGTGCGATGCTCATCCTTGTttacacatatgtgcacacacaaagCAAGCGTCCCACCCCCACCAAAGTGACCCTTGGCACCCATTCACACCAGTGCCCAAGAAAAACATCCTGGAGATGTCGGGATGGGgtggagagacagggagagagctgTGGCTCAAGGTTCTAGAGGAGGTTGGAGGGATGAGGATTTGGGGAGGGAACCCAAGCAGCATTTAGACGAAATGCAGACGccccctctttctccatcttcccttcccagctCCCCATTCATATCATGAAACCAAGGAGGCTGCTGGTTCATCAACCCCATTGCCTTCCAGTCCCCACAGGAAATAGAGGATGAAAAAAAAGGGTCTAAGGAAATCTGTAGAAAGCATATCTAGTTGGCATCATGGAGGGGCTGCAGGAAGGGAGGCCCCCTTCGTGGATGGCTCTACCTCCAGTGCCTGAAATGACAGCAAAGCGCTCCAATTTGGAGGGAGGCTCTGGAGCCCTCAGCTGCAGAGACGGGAGCCGTCATTTTGCTGACACCCAGCCTGCCTCCTGCCCGGCCATTCGGCCATTCTCCCATTCCCTCCCGGGGCACTCAGGGAACCGGACAAAGAGCTTGAACAGGGGCAGTGTTTGCAAGCTTCAGGAGTGTTAACCCTTAGGAGCCCTTCAGAGCgaagaagtaaaaatggaaaggagGGACTGAACGAAGAAGACGAGCTacgggagagggggtgggagccAGGAGGTACGGATTCTGAGTAAAAATtgcagagagaaagggggaaacagagagaggaagaggggcgAGGAACCTAAAAGGAaatggggggagaaaaaaaagctgGAGATCCAAGAAAAATGCTGGGGGGAAATGAACTTTTACTGAGCCAGGACACACACATCATTTTAGTTTCTCCATTGTACACACGTAGAGAAACTGCGTCTCAGAGAGTTTAAGAGACTGCGGCAAGGTCAGTCTCACAGAGACTGAGTGGCCGAGCCCGGGTCTGCAGGGCTCAATCTCTCTCCACTAAACCACAAACCTCTGAACCagagcaaagggaaaaggagggcaAGGACGCAGGCAGGAGGCAGGGGAAGGAGTCAAGTGCAAGAGAGAAGGTGCCCCCGGCTACCTGACCTCCAGAGAGCAAGGGCAAAGGCTGGGGCCAGGCAGAGGGCACCAGGCGCCCGCGATCCCAGCCCTAGTCAACCACGAGGGTCTCTTGGCTGTAGGGGATGGATTTCTCCTGCGTCGGCTCTCCGCCCTTCCCGCTGCCGGGGCCGGGCCCCTGGCTGTGCCCCGAGGAGTAGCTGGCCGACTTCTCCCCACTGCTGCTGTGGGAGGCTCCCCCGCACCTGCTCTGTCCCCAGCAGAGCACGGAGGCGCAGGCCTGGCGGAAGCGCAGGTCGAAGAAGGCATAGAGGAAGGGGTTGAGGCAGCTGTTGACGTAGCTGATGCAGGTGCAGTAGGGGAAAACGTTCAGGAGGAAGATGTCGAAGTCGCAGGGCCAGTGCAGCAGGCTGCCCAGCATGTAGAGCGTCTTCACCAGGTGGTAGGGCGTCCAGCACAGGGCAAAGGTCAACACCAGCACCACGATGATGCTCAGGAGCCGGCGCCGCTTCCGCAGGCCCTCGATGCGCTCCTTGCGGAAGTGGCCGGCGATGGTCTGGGCGATGAAGAAATAGCAGGTGAGCATGACGACGAAGGGCACCACGAAGCCCACGGCGGTGGACGAGACGCCCAGGCCCACCTCCCAGGCCCACTCGGAGCTCGGGCCGGCCACCATGGAGTAGTCCATGAAGCACTGCACCCTTGTGCTGTTCTCCACGTGGAGGATGGCGCCGGTGGAGCGGAACACCATGACCGGCACGGCCAGGAGGGCGGCCAGCGCCCACAGGACGGCCGTGGCCGCGGCCCCGCTCACCCGCAGCCTCAACCGAGCGTTGGCCACGGGCCTCACGATGGCCAGGTAGCGGTCGAAGCTGAGGCCGGTGAGACAGAAGACGCTGGCGTACATGTTGACGAAGATGAGATAGCTGCTGAGCTTGCAGGCGAACGCCCCGAAGGGCCAGTCGTAGTCCCGGTACGTGTAGGTGGCCCACAGCGGCAGGGTCACCACGAAAGTCAGGTCGGCCACCGCCAGGCTGGCGATGAAGATGTCAGCTGAGCGCCTCTTCTCGCGGCTGCTCCGAAACAGTGTCCAGAGCACCAGGCCGTTGCCCG carries:
- the APLNR gene encoding apelin receptor, yielding MEEGGDFDNYYGVDNQSECEYADWKSSGALIPAIYMLVFLLGTTGNGLVLWTLFRSSREKRRSADIFIASLAVADLTFVVTLPLWATYTYRDYDWPFGAFACKLSSYLIFVNMYASVFCLTGLSFDRYLAIVRPVANARLRLRVSGAAATAVLWALAALLAVPVMVFRSTGAILHVENSTRVQCFMDYSMVAGPSSEWAWEVGLGVSSTAVGFVVPFVVMLTCYFFIAQTIAGHFRKERIEGLRKRRRLLSIIVVLVLTFALCWTPYHLVKTLYMLGSLLHWPCDFDIFLLNVFPYCTCISYVNSCLNPFLYAFFDLRFRQACASVLCWGQSRCGGASHSSSGEKSASYSSGHSQGPGPGSGKGGEPTQEKSIPYSQETLVVD